From Longimicrobiaceae bacterium, the proteins below share one genomic window:
- a CDS encoding biopolymer transporter ExbD has translation MPRRRGGGDSYRATADINVTSLVDVAFTLLVIFIITAPILQSGVDVNVPRAAAEAITSPEGVVVTVTREGQIYIGNASATWEEFPAALGDVVREQQARNLYLKADEGVPYGTVLRVLGAMKELDIANVGLVAEPEDLPVRGAG, from the coding sequence ATGCCTCGGCGTCGTGGAGGCGGAGACTCGTATCGCGCAACCGCCGACATCAACGTCACCTCGCTCGTGGACGTGGCGTTCACGCTCCTGGTCATCTTCATCATCACCGCTCCGATCCTGCAGAGCGGTGTCGACGTGAACGTTCCCCGTGCAGCCGCGGAGGCGATCACTTCGCCGGAAGGGGTGGTGGTGACCGTCACGCGCGAGGGGCAGATCTACATCGGCAACGCTAGCGCGACGTGGGAGGAGTTCCCCGCTGCTCTCGGAGACGTGGTCCGTGAACAGCAGGCGCGCAACCTGTACCTCAAGGCGGACGAAGGCGTCCCGTACGGGACCGTGCTGCGGGTGCTGGGCGCGATGAAGGAGCTCGACATCGCCAACGTCGGCCTTGTGGCTGAGCCCGAGGACCTTCCGGTAAGAGGAGCCGGGTGA
- a CDS encoding TonB family protein, with amino-acid sequence MRRSPPIRLRAGLLVSAIAHAGAVALMWFAVQNADELPEMRVYAVDIVSPPPQLSGEPNPGGGGVPAVEEAPEPEPEPEPETEQTEEPPAPPEPTPPPPEAPPQREPSPPAQATTPEPAPSRTEPPDEEPEEDQPEEEEEEAPAARPGGGTGEGTGASRGDDPDPESVGGENIDVRLRGVQCPSPAYCANIVRQLYRYFRPPEGATSDAVEVFFWINRDGSAEDMRVVRSSGSYSFQIAALEAVEQAGRNKAFGPLPSSFQRDRLPVSFYFRPAR; translated from the coding sequence GTGAGACGGTCACCCCCGATCCGTCTGCGAGCCGGGCTGCTCGTGTCGGCGATCGCCCACGCGGGGGCGGTCGCGTTGATGTGGTTTGCGGTGCAGAACGCGGACGAGCTCCCCGAGATGCGGGTGTACGCGGTCGACATTGTGTCGCCGCCACCGCAGCTGTCGGGGGAGCCGAACCCGGGTGGGGGTGGCGTCCCGGCCGTGGAAGAGGCGCCCGAGCCGGAGCCTGAACCCGAGCCGGAAACCGAACAAACGGAGGAACCCCCGGCGCCGCCCGAGCCGACTCCGCCACCGCCCGAAGCTCCGCCGCAGCGGGAACCTTCTCCGCCTGCCCAGGCTACAACACCCGAACCCGCGCCCTCCCGTACGGAGCCGCCGGACGAAGAGCCCGAGGAGGACCAGCCGGAGGAGGAAGAGGAGGAGGCGCCTGCCGCTCGCCCCGGGGGCGGTACGGGGGAGGGGACCGGAGCTTCGCGCGGCGACGATCCGGACCCGGAATCTGTCGGCGGGGAGAACATAGACGTGCGCCTGCGTGGGGTGCAGTGTCCGAGCCCCGCGTACTGCGCGAACATCGTTCGGCAGCTCTACCGCTACTTCCGGCCGCCCGAGGGGGCGACCTCGGACGCGGTGGAGGTCTTCTTCTGGATCAATCGCGACGGCTCGGCGGAGGACATGCGCGTGGTGCGGAGCAGCGGCAGCTACTCCTTCCAGATCGCGGCGCTGGAAGCGGTGGAGCAGGCGGGACGGAACAAGGCGTTCGGTCCGCTGCCGAGCTCGTTCCAGCGCGACCGACTCCCGGTTTCGTTCTATTTCCGCCCCGCGCGCTAG
- a CDS encoding OmpA family protein — MMTLRQVLVLVLAVSTVAACRKKEPPAELNPVATADGSNAADRARADSIAAAERARREAEERDRAAGIARVREALADIVYFDYDSDELTSEAEAKLRTKAAILRANPTLEIRVDGHADERGSTEYNLALSQRRAETVRDFLTGYGIAASRITTIPYGEERPRVEGTGEAVWAQNRRAEFAITGGQITVVPPEVR, encoded by the coding sequence ATGATGACGCTTCGTCAGGTTCTCGTGCTCGTGCTGGCCGTCTCCACGGTCGCCGCCTGTCGCAAGAAGGAGCCTCCCGCCGAGCTCAACCCCGTGGCGACCGCGGACGGTTCGAACGCCGCCGATCGCGCTCGCGCCGACTCGATCGCCGCCGCCGAGCGCGCGCGCAGGGAAGCGGAGGAGCGGGATCGCGCTGCCGGCATTGCGCGCGTGCGCGAGGCGCTGGCCGACATCGTCTACTTCGATTACGACAGCGACGAGCTGACTTCCGAAGCCGAGGCGAAGCTGCGCACCAAGGCGGCGATCCTGCGGGCGAACCCGACGCTGGAGATCCGGGTGGACGGGCACGCAGACGAACGGGGCTCCACCGAGTACAACCTGGCGCTCAGCCAGCGGCGTGCGGAGACCGTGCGTGACTTCCTCACCGGGTACGGAATCGCGGCGAGCAGGATCACCACCATCCCCTACGGCGAGGAGCGCCCCCGAGTCGAAGGAACGGGAGAAGCGGTATGGGCTCAGAATCGACGGGCAGAGTTTGCCATCACCGGCGGTCAGATCACCGTGGTACCGCCCGAGGTGCGCTGA
- a CDS encoding tetratricopeptide repeat protein, whose amino-acid sequence MRPRLLSVLVLTPLLGACATKRDLRDLRTEVEAMRSSQEALLREIVQQNELLRDSMTAQDVRLRGDLLNRLLQMERQLVQIQELTGQGQQRLAEMREELRRQEESIRISSTPGAPAGSPAGAPTGDPEEIYAAAEGALMRGSFTAARTGFETLVRNFPQHELAPQAQLGIGETYEKTSEPERALEAYSLVPQLYPDSPQAPTALLRAGRIEAERDNREEARDLFSQLIGAYPDSPEAETAREELAELRR is encoded by the coding sequence ATGCGGCCGCGCCTCCTCTCCGTGCTGGTGCTGACGCCCCTCCTCGGCGCCTGCGCCACCAAACGGGACCTGCGCGACCTCCGCACGGAGGTGGAGGCGATGCGGTCCAGCCAGGAAGCGTTGCTGCGGGAGATCGTGCAGCAGAACGAGCTGCTGCGCGACTCGATGACGGCCCAGGACGTGCGGCTCCGGGGGGATCTGCTGAACCGGCTCCTCCAGATGGAGCGGCAGCTCGTGCAGATCCAGGAGCTCACCGGCCAGGGGCAGCAGCGGCTCGCGGAGATGCGCGAGGAGCTTCGCCGGCAGGAGGAGTCGATCCGGATATCCTCGACACCCGGTGCTCCCGCAGGATCGCCGGCGGGCGCCCCGACGGGTGACCCCGAGGAGATCTACGCTGCGGCGGAGGGGGCGCTGATGCGGGGTTCCTTTACCGCTGCGCGCACCGGCTTCGAGACGTTGGTTCGCAACTTTCCCCAGCACGAGCTGGCGCCCCAGGCGCAGCTCGGGATCGGTGAGACGTACGAGAAGACCTCGGAGCCGGAGCGAGCGCTGGAAGCGTACTCCCTGGTGCCGCAGCTCTATCCCGATTCGCCGCAGGCGCCCACGGCGCTGTTGCGCGCAGGCCGCATCGAGGCAGAGCGGGACAACCGCGAGGAAGCGCGCGACCTCTTCAGTCAGCTCATCGGTGCGTACCCCGACAGTCCCGAGGCGGAAACAGCTCGGGAAGAGCTGGCGGAGCTCAGGCGCTAG
- the nrdR gene encoding transcriptional regulator NrdR, producing MRCPYCQHLEDRVVDSRTSREGRAVRRRRECTRCGRRFTTYEYIEERPLQVIKRTGEIEPYDRRKLLRSIEVAAAKRPIAPAAIDAIVEDLERVLDQSDLQEVESRYLGELVMERLKAQDHIAYVRFASVYRNFQDLTEFYDELQDLDARTAQREVQRYQRELPLDGIEAPEGVVPATPGEGEAEGASP from the coding sequence ATGAGGTGCCCGTACTGTCAGCACCTCGAGGATCGCGTGGTGGATTCACGCACCAGTCGGGAGGGGCGTGCCGTTCGCAGGCGTCGTGAGTGCACCCGTTGCGGTCGCCGCTTCACGACCTACGAGTACATCGAAGAGCGTCCGCTGCAGGTCATCAAACGAACCGGGGAGATCGAGCCGTACGACCGGCGGAAGCTCCTGCGCAGCATCGAGGTCGCGGCGGCCAAGCGGCCCATCGCTCCGGCTGCCATTGACGCCATCGTCGAGGATCTCGAGCGCGTTCTCGATCAGTCCGACCTGCAGGAGGTGGAGAGTCGCTATCTGGGCGAGCTGGTGATGGAGCGCTTGAAGGCGCAGGACCACATCGCCTACGTTCGGTTCGCATCGGTGTACAGGAATTTCCAGGACCTGACCGAGTTCTACGACGAGTTGCAGGACCTGGATGCCCGCACGGCGCAGCGGGAGGTGCAGCGCTACCAGCGCGAGCTGCCCCTGGACGGAATCGAGGCGCCGGAGGGCGTGGTCCCGGCGACGCCCGGGGAGGGCGAGGCCGAGGGCGCCTCGCCCTGA
- the tatC gene encoding twin-arginine translocase subunit TatC, translating to MKYFRINREEMPFLDHLEELRWRLIWSLAAALLGAIIGFFLVVHFDVLGILVDPIEPFLSGDKLAFLDPITPFFITLKLAVIVGLILASPIIIYHIWAFLSPALLPSEKRAIVPSLYMGLILFAAGVVMAYFVVVPMTLRFTMGFQTESLTPVITIDKHLGFMIRLLLAFGLVFELPVVVLILSVLGIVTPEFLAEKRRYAIAAIAILSAVLTPGDVITVTILMMVPLMALYEFSILLSRIVEKRRIAAAATADS from the coding sequence ATGAAGTACTTCCGCATCAACCGGGAAGAGATGCCGTTCCTCGATCACCTCGAGGAGCTGCGCTGGCGCTTGATCTGGAGTCTGGCAGCCGCACTGCTGGGAGCCATCATCGGCTTCTTCCTGGTTGTGCACTTCGATGTCCTCGGCATCCTCGTCGACCCGATCGAGCCGTTTTTGAGCGGGGACAAGCTGGCCTTCCTGGACCCGATCACGCCGTTCTTCATCACCCTCAAGCTGGCGGTGATCGTGGGGCTCATCCTGGCCTCCCCGATCATCATCTACCACATCTGGGCCTTCCTCTCACCGGCACTCCTTCCTTCCGAGAAGCGGGCGATCGTGCCGAGCCTCTACATGGGGCTGATCCTCTTCGCGGCCGGGGTGGTGATGGCGTACTTCGTGGTCGTGCCGATGACGCTGCGGTTCACGATGGGCTTCCAGACCGAGTCGCTGACGCCCGTCATCACGATCGACAAGCACCTCGGGTTCATGATCCGCTTGCTGCTTGCGTTCGGGCTCGTCTTCGAGCTGCCCGTCGTGGTCCTGATCCTCTCGGTCCTGGGCATCGTCACCCCGGAATTCCTCGCCGAGAAGCGCCGCTACGCCATCGCCGCGATTGCCATCCTCTCGGCGGTGCTGACCCCGGGTGACGTCATTACGGTGACCATCCTGATGATGGTGCCGCTGATGGCGCTGTACGAGTTCAGTATTCTGCTGTCGCGGATCGTGGAGAAGAGGCGAATCGCAGCAGCGGCAACGGCCGATTCCTGA
- a CDS encoding putative LPS assembly protein LptD — MRALLAAAAISTVWVTGSAAQVRPDTLPPQDTVVVPAPDTVPVDLPDTTAVQVTLPDSLDAEAPDTLSTDSTGARVAPPDPEGDAIIQELRELRGYVATEYLGERAVYESEEEVLRLMGKAQVEREGNRLTADTIVYRGLDDLVEAYGEPRVVGESQELTGRILYYDLVTRRATAFGARTEVQQSANWIVTGDVTVETGEDTRIYATSGHFTTCDLAIPHYHFEADEIKIVRDKYLVGRPARLYFGRVPVAVLPFFVQSLEQGRRSGLIAPRFSLTDIVRNSGHTREISDLGWYWAINDYLGAQVTGRWRSGAYTALTGNLDFRWRRQFLQGNFAFTRYWRQNGRREFGLNGNGSWRPDERTNLSASASYSSSSEFIRESTIDPLEATQDLNSAFNLSRRFDWGVVALGADARQSMADGGLTYTFPRFSISPNPITLFPSSSPDLARWYNNATINWNFDAIKRGSTGEGSFTSGAQDQSQTQVDGGLSLTLGRLSISTSGNLDLSEREEVTGFRFGNDVITGCPLPDFVGPPQAFCEVRPGGRSDQASWSASINYQQELIGQTTLTPTLGVSQQILRDSLTNFEYLAAPMRVNFGASLATALFGFYGGFGPFEAMRHRITPTISYTYSPAVQQNAAQDSAFGVIESRTRSQITLNLNQTFEAKLRPSERRERADTAAARADSLAAGDSLTAGDTLTARATREAEPQQPEKVTLLSITTSALTYDFTRARETGNGFTNTSISNNITSDYLGGLSVQITHDLFDQSEINPNDPEQRGRLGRFAPRLSRLSTGFHLGPTSPIFRWLGILRRGGDRTAPTDGNIPGEEEPGPTDRAGATTATGNQQSLGSGQWRATIDYSFTRPSRTYDPQNLRRDEATQTINLSASLPLTPNWAADWRTQYSITDNEFAGHSLNFSRSLHRWQANFSFFQTATGNTGFQFYVELVDNRDLHFDYRERNLGIDRR, encoded by the coding sequence ATGCGCGCGCTCCTGGCGGCAGCGGCGATCTCGACCGTCTGGGTGACGGGATCGGCCGCGCAGGTGCGGCCGGACACGCTCCCGCCCCAGGACACCGTCGTGGTCCCGGCTCCCGACACGGTGCCCGTCGACCTGCCGGACACGACGGCCGTGCAGGTGACCCTTCCGGACAGCCTCGACGCCGAGGCGCCAGACACCCTGTCCACCGATTCGACCGGCGCTCGTGTCGCTCCTCCCGATCCCGAGGGCGACGCCATTATCCAGGAGCTACGTGAGCTGCGAGGATACGTCGCCACCGAATACCTGGGCGAGCGGGCCGTCTACGAGTCGGAGGAGGAGGTGCTTCGGCTCATGGGGAAGGCGCAGGTGGAGCGGGAGGGGAACCGCCTCACCGCGGATACCATCGTCTACCGCGGGTTGGACGACCTGGTGGAGGCGTACGGCGAGCCTCGGGTGGTGGGTGAGTCGCAGGAGCTGACCGGGAGGATTCTTTACTACGACCTGGTCACCCGCCGCGCGACCGCCTTCGGCGCGCGCACCGAGGTGCAGCAGAGCGCCAACTGGATCGTAACCGGCGACGTGACGGTCGAAACGGGAGAGGATACCCGGATCTACGCAACGTCGGGCCACTTCACCACCTGCGACCTGGCGATCCCCCACTATCACTTCGAAGCGGACGAGATCAAGATCGTCCGCGACAAGTACCTCGTGGGGCGCCCGGCACGGCTCTACTTCGGACGCGTGCCGGTGGCGGTGCTTCCCTTCTTCGTGCAGAGCCTCGAGCAGGGACGCCGCAGCGGGCTCATCGCGCCGCGCTTCTCACTCACCGACATCGTCCGCAACTCGGGCCATACCCGCGAGATCTCCGACCTCGGCTGGTACTGGGCGATCAACGACTACCTGGGAGCGCAGGTGACCGGCCGTTGGCGTAGCGGCGCGTACACCGCGCTCACCGGCAACCTGGATTTCCGCTGGCGGCGGCAGTTCCTGCAAGGGAACTTCGCCTTCACCCGCTACTGGCGGCAGAATGGGCGGCGCGAGTTCGGGTTGAACGGAAACGGGAGCTGGCGGCCTGACGAGCGAACCAATCTCTCCGCCAGCGCCAGCTACTCCTCCTCTTCGGAGTTCATCCGCGAGTCGACGATCGACCCGCTGGAGGCGACGCAGGACCTCAACTCCGCCTTCAACCTCAGCCGGCGGTTCGACTGGGGTGTGGTTGCGCTGGGCGCCGATGCCCGTCAATCAATGGCGGACGGGGGACTCACGTACACGTTCCCGCGCTTCTCGATCAGCCCGAATCCGATCACCCTCTTCCCTTCCTCCTCTCCCGATCTCGCGCGCTGGTACAATAACGCGACGATCAACTGGAATTTCGACGCGATCAAGAGGGGAAGCACTGGCGAGGGCAGTTTCACCAGCGGAGCGCAGGACCAGAGCCAGACGCAGGTCGACGGGGGCCTTTCGCTCACCCTCGGTCGGCTGAGCATCTCCACCAGCGGGAATCTCGACCTGAGCGAGCGTGAGGAGGTCACCGGCTTCCGCTTTGGCAACGATGTGATCACCGGCTGCCCGCTCCCCGACTTCGTCGGACCGCCGCAGGCGTTCTGCGAGGTCCGACCGGGCGGACGAAGCGACCAGGCGAGCTGGAGCGCCTCGATCAACTACCAGCAGGAGCTCATCGGACAGACGACGCTAACCCCGACCCTCGGGGTCAGCCAGCAGATACTGCGCGATTCGCTGACCAACTTCGAGTACCTGGCGGCGCCGATGCGCGTCAACTTCGGCGCCAGCCTCGCCACCGCACTGTTCGGGTTCTATGGCGGCTTCGGGCCGTTCGAGGCCATGCGGCACCGGATCACGCCGACGATCTCCTATACCTACTCTCCCGCCGTCCAGCAGAATGCCGCGCAGGATTCGGCTTTCGGGGTGATCGAGAGCCGGACGCGGAGTCAGATCACGCTCAACTTGAACCAGACCTTCGAGGCGAAGCTGCGTCCCTCGGAGAGAAGGGAGCGCGCAGATACCGCTGCCGCGCGCGCGGACAGCCTCGCGGCGGGGGATAGCCTCACCGCGGGCGACACCCTCACCGCCCGCGCGACCCGCGAGGCGGAGCCGCAGCAGCCGGAGAAGGTGACGCTGCTGTCGATCACCACCAGCGCGCTCACTTACGACTTCACGCGTGCTAGGGAAACCGGTAACGGCTTCACCAACACGAGCATCTCCAACAACATCACCTCCGACTATCTGGGCGGGCTGAGCGTGCAGATCACTCACGATCTGTTCGATCAGAGCGAGATCAACCCGAACGATCCGGAGCAGCGAGGGAGGCTCGGGCGCTTTGCGCCGCGTCTATCCCGTCTCAGCACGGGATTCCACCTCGGGCCGACCTCTCCGATCTTCCGCTGGCTCGGCATTCTGCGACGTGGCGGCGACCGGACAGCGCCAACGGACGGTAACATCCCCGGGGAGGAGGAGCCTGGCCCGACCGACCGCGCGGGCGCGACTACCGCGACCGGCAACCAGCAATCGCTGGGTTCCGGCCAGTGGAGAGCCACGATCGACTATTCGTTCACGCGGCCCTCACGCACCTATGATCCGCAAAACCTGAGGCGGGACGAGGCGACGCAGACGATCAACCTTTCGGCCAGCCTTCCACTGACACCCAACTGGGCGGCCGATTGGCGGACGCAGTACTCCATCACCGACAACGAGTTCGCCGGCCACTCGCTGAACTTCAGCCGCAGCCTGCACCGCTGGCAGGCGAATTTCAGCTTCTTCCAGACCGCTACCGGCAACACCGGGTTCCAGTTCTACGTAGAGCTGGTCGACAACCGCGACCTCCATTTCGATTACCGCGAGCGGAATCTGGGAATCGATCGCCGCTGA
- the hutH gene encoding histidine ammonia-lyase: MEIDGGSLTLEALERVARGEESRVTLSTTARERMLRSRAVVEEAVASGAVVYGVTTGFGRLADVAIPRERIAELQLNLIRSHACGFGPPLPTEEVRAIMLLRANVLAKGCSGIRPEVVDLLLEMLNRGVHPVIPEQGSVGASGDLAPLSHLALVLVGEGEAEVGGRVLTGSESLRSVGLEPIVLGAKEGLALNNGTQVMTGIGALSLRRAERLVKTAEVAGAMSLEGLRGTPDAFHPALQRVRPHPGQIASADRLRSLLRGSEIRESHRHNDPRVQDAYALRCMPQVHGAARSALAYVRSVLEVEVNSATDNPLIFPDEEDGPVLSGGNFHGQIVAQALDLLAMALTDLASISERRIERLVNPDLSDLPAFLTREAGVRSGLMVAQITAASLVSESKVLAHPASIDSIPTGASKEDHVSMGAAAARKARQVVANAEAVLAIELICAAQALEFLRPLRPGAGVAAAYELLRSRIPPLEEDRVLAADISTAAAMVREGVFAAID, translated from the coding sequence ATGGAGATCGACGGCGGGAGCCTGACGCTGGAAGCACTCGAGCGGGTGGCACGCGGGGAAGAGTCGCGCGTCACCCTCTCCACCACCGCCCGCGAGCGGATGTTGCGCTCGCGGGCGGTGGTGGAAGAGGCGGTGGCGTCGGGGGCGGTGGTGTACGGCGTGACTACGGGTTTCGGACGCCTCGCGGACGTGGCCATTCCACGGGAGCGCATCGCCGAGCTGCAGCTCAATCTCATCCGTAGCCATGCCTGCGGGTTCGGCCCACCGCTGCCCACTGAGGAGGTTCGGGCCATCATGCTCCTGCGGGCAAACGTGCTCGCGAAGGGGTGCTCGGGCATCCGCCCGGAGGTGGTCGATCTGTTGCTCGAGATGCTGAACCGCGGCGTGCACCCCGTGATTCCGGAGCAGGGATCGGTCGGCGCCTCCGGGGATCTCGCCCCGCTCTCGCACCTGGCGCTGGTACTGGTGGGGGAGGGGGAGGCCGAAGTCGGTGGACGGGTACTCACGGGGAGTGAGTCCCTGCGGTCAGTGGGGCTGGAGCCGATCGTCCTGGGAGCCAAGGAAGGCCTGGCGCTGAACAACGGCACCCAGGTGATGACGGGCATCGGAGCGCTGTCGCTCCGGCGGGCGGAGCGGTTGGTGAAGACCGCCGAGGTGGCCGGGGCGATGTCGCTCGAGGGGCTGCGCGGGACCCCCGATGCGTTCCATCCCGCGCTGCAGCGCGTCCGCCCGCACCCGGGTCAGATCGCGAGCGCGGACCGGCTGCGTTCGCTCCTGCGCGGGAGCGAGATTCGCGAGTCGCACCGGCACAACGATCCGCGAGTCCAGGACGCCTATGCCCTCCGCTGCATGCCGCAGGTGCACGGTGCCGCGCGCTCCGCGCTGGCCTACGTCCGCTCCGTGCTCGAGGTGGAGGTCAACAGCGCGACCGACAATCCGCTCATCTTCCCGGACGAGGAAGATGGTCCGGTCCTGAGCGGCGGCAACTTCCACGGCCAGATCGTCGCCCAGGCTCTCGATCTGTTGGCGATGGCGCTGACCGACCTCGCCTCCATCAGCGAGCGGCGAATCGAGCGACTGGTAAATCCGGACCTGTCGGACCTGCCTGCCTTCCTGACTCGGGAGGCGGGCGTGCGCTCGGGTCTGATGGTGGCGCAGATCACCGCGGCCTCCTTGGTGAGCGAATCCAAGGTGCTGGCACATCCGGCGAGCATCGACTCGATCCCGACCGGGGCGAGCAAGGAAGATCATGTCTCGATGGGAGCCGCCGCGGCGAGGAAGGCGAGGCAGGTCGTGGCCAACGCTGAGGCGGTGTTGGCGATCGAACTGATCTGCGCTGCGCAGGCGCTCGAGTTTCTTCGGCCTCTGCGTCCCGGAGCCGGAGTCGCGGCGGCGTACGAGCTCCTTCGCAGCAGGATCCCGCCCCTGGAAGAAGACCGGGTGCTGGCTGCGGACATATCGACAGCCGCGGCGATGGTGCGCGAAGGTGTTTTCGCCGCGATCGATTGA
- a CDS encoding ABC transporter ATP-binding protein, translated as MHLTIRNLSKTYPNGVHALRNVSLSIPQGMFGLLGPNGAGKSTLMRTLATLQEPDSGSVFLGDPEGGPGQGLDVLRQKEEVRRTLGYLPQEFGVYPKVSAYDLLDHFAVLKGITRRGERKDTVEALLQQTNLWEARNKHLGGFSGGMRQRFGIAVALLARPQLIIVDEPTAGLDPAERVRFLNLLSELGENAIVILSTHIVEDVAELCSRMAIINRGEILLEAEPLAAMQALRGRIWRTMIDRADLSDYQRDYRVISSRLLAGRTVIHVYSENAPDPRFEAVEPDLEDVYFTAIEGLPFPQAELVVPEVAG; from the coding sequence ATGCACCTCACCATCCGCAACCTTTCCAAGACCTACCCCAACGGGGTCCATGCGCTCAGGAACGTGTCGCTGAGCATCCCCCAAGGGATGTTCGGCCTGCTGGGGCCCAACGGCGCGGGCAAGTCCACCCTGATGCGCACGCTCGCCACGCTGCAGGAGCCCGATTCCGGGAGCGTGTTCCTGGGCGACCCCGAGGGTGGCCCGGGCCAGGGGCTGGACGTGTTGCGGCAGAAGGAGGAGGTGCGCCGCACGCTGGGATACCTTCCCCAGGAGTTCGGGGTCTACCCCAAGGTCAGCGCCTACGACCTCCTCGATCACTTCGCGGTCCTCAAGGGCATTACCCGCCGCGGGGAGCGCAAGGACACGGTCGAGGCGCTGTTGCAGCAGACCAATCTCTGGGAGGCGCGCAACAAGCACCTGGGCGGCTTCTCCGGGGGGATGCGGCAGCGCTTCGGCATCGCCGTCGCCCTGCTGGCCCGCCCGCAGCTCATCATCGTAGACGAGCCGACGGCCGGGCTCGACCCCGCGGAGCGGGTCCGCTTCCTCAACCTGCTGAGCGAGCTGGGCGAGAACGCGATCGTCATACTCTCGACCCACATAGTGGAGGACGTCGCTGAGCTCTGCAGCCGCATGGCCATCATCAACCGCGGTGAGATCCTGCTCGAGGCTGAGCCGCTGGCGGCGATGCAGGCGCTGCGCGGCCGGATCTGGCGCACGATGATCGACCGCGCGGACCTGTCCGACTACCAGCGCGACTATCGGGTCATCTCCAGCCGCCTGCTGGCCGGGCGCACCGTGATTCACGTGTACTCGGAGAACGCGCCGGATCCGCGCTTCGAGGCGGTCGAACCCGACCTCGAGGACGTCTACTTCACAGCGATCGAAGGGCTACCCTTTCCTCAGGCCGAGCTGGTGGTGCCGGAGGTGGCCGGATGA